A stretch of the Xiphias gladius isolate SHS-SW01 ecotype Sanya breed wild chromosome 21, ASM1685928v1, whole genome shotgun sequence genome encodes the following:
- the mmel1 gene encoding membrane metallo-endopeptidase-like 1 isoform X2 has product MGKSESQMDIMEKSSKPGKRRWTVAEIGLSVLLLLVSCALAGLVVLYTSVVKGQLYHSNLNNVCTTADCVTAAARLLQNMDKSVKPCDNFYQYACGGWLERHVIPETSSRHSVFDILRDKLEIVLKGVLETENEQDRDAIRKAKILYSSCMNESLIEQRDSQPLLKLIESIGDWPVASDDWNTTTEEAWSLEDTLATLTARFHKKVLLDMYVWTDDRDSQRHIIYIDQPGLGMPSRDYYFNDGNYKKVREAYLHFMVSIAKITREDRNLTQDDDHVWEEMMQVLELETDIANATSPAEERQDVTVLYNKMTLGELQSTFSFNGFNWTRFIQGVLSRVSIEVQLEEEVVVYSSPYLEKMNDVLSRHSVRTMQNYLTWQLIIDRVNSLSRRFKDARARYRKTLYGTTVEDAWWRECVRYVQSSMENAVGALYVGETFAGESKRMVSDLIGKIQKAYVETLEELSWMDTPSKEKAREKAMAIKEHIGYPDHILQESNQKLDQEYAHLNFSEEHYFENILENLKSEAHKSLRKLREPVDPNLWIIGAAVVNAFYSPNRNQIVFPAGILQPPFFSKHQHQALNFGGIGMVIGHEITHGFDDNGRNFDKDGNMLNWWSNYSAEHFKEQSQCMVQQYGNFNWKLAGGQNVSGISTLGENIADNGGVRQAYKAYLKWVEMEGQEPCLPGLDMDHKQLFFLNFAQVWCGAYRPEYASQSIKTDSHSPLEYRVLGSLQNFEAFSEAFQCQKGSPMNPVLKCRVW; this is encoded by the exons ATGGGCAAATCCGAAAGCCAAATGGATATCATGGAGAAATCAAGTAAACCTGGAAAGCGTCGCTGGACTGTTGCAGAAATCGGTCTGTccgtgctgctgctgttggtcaGCTGTGCCTTGGCCGGGCTGGTAGTCCTCTACACATCGGTTGTGAAAG GCCAGCTGTATCACTCCAACCTCAACAATGTGTGCACAACTGCAGACTGTGTCACTGCAG CGGCTCGGCTCTTGCAGAACATGGATAAGTCTGTGAAGCCTTGCGATAATTTCTACCAGTATGCCTGCGGGGGTTGGCTGGAGCGCCATGTCATCCCGGAGACCAGCTCCCGTCACAGCGTCTTTGACATTCTGAGGGACAAGCTGGAGATTGTCCTCAAAG GTGTTCTCGAGACGGAGAATGAACAGGACAGAGATGCCATCAGAAAGGCCAAGATCCTCTACAGCTCCTGCATGAATGAGA GCCTCATAGAGCAGCGTGACTCCCAGCCCCTCCTGAAGCTCATTGAAAGTATCGGAGACTGGCCGGTGGCGTCAGATGACTGGAACACCACCACAG AGGAAGCATGGAGCCTTGAGGACACACTGGCCACACTTACTGCTCGTTTCCACAAGAAGGTTCTGCTGGACATGTACGTGTGGACGGACGACCGGGACTCTCAGCGTCATATCATTTAT ATTGACCAGCCCGGACTTGGAATGCCATCAAGGGACTATTACTTCAATGATGGAAACTACAAAAAG GTTCGAGAGGCCTACCTACATTTCATGGTTTCTATTGCGAAGATAACCAGAGAGGACAGGAACTTGACTCAGGATGACGACCATGTGTGGGAGGAAATGATGCAAGTGCTTGAGCTGGAGACAGACATCGCCAAT GCCACATCACCAGCAGAGGAGCGCCAAGATGTCACCGTTCTCTACAACAAAATGACACTCGGCGAACTACAGAGCACGTTCAGCTTTAAT GGTTTTAACTGGACGCGATTTATTCAAGGTGTGCTGTCGAGAGTGTCCATTGAGGTCCAGctagaggaggaggtggtggtgtaCAGTTCTCCCTACCTTGAGAAGATGAATGACGTTCTCTCCAGACACAGTGTCAG AACTATGCAGAACTACCTCACCTGGCAGCTCATCATTGACAGAGTCAATAGCTTGAGCCGCCGCTTTAAAGATGCCAGAGCCCGTTACAGGAAG actCTCTATGGTACCACTGTGGAGGATGCTTGGTGGCGAGAATGTGTCCGTTACGTCCAGAGCAGCATGGAGAACGCAGTTGGAGCTCTGTACGTGGGTGAGACCTTTGCCGGTGAAAGTAAACGAATG GTCAGTGACCTCATTGGTAAGATCCAGAAAGCCTATGTGGAAACACTGGAGGAGTTAAGCTGGATGGACACTCCCTCgaaagagaaagcaagagagaag GCCATGGCGATCAAGGAGCATATAGGTTATCCAGACCATATTCTACAGGAAAGCAACCAGAAACTTGACCAGGAGTATGCTCAT CTAAACTTTAGTGAAGAACACTACTTTGAGAATATCCTGGAGAACCTCAAGTCTGAGGCCCACAAGAGTCTGAGGAAGCTCAGAGAACCAGTTGATCCGAACTT GTGGATCATTGGTGCTGCTGTGGTGAATGCGTTCTATTCGCCCAACAGAAACCAGATAG TGTTTCCTGCAGGAATCCTGCAGCCGCCTTTCTTCAGCAAACATCAGCACCAGGCCCTTAACTTTGGTGGAATAGGAATGGTTATTGGACATGAAATCACACATGGATTTGATGACAACG GTCGTAATTTTGACAAGGATGGTAATATGCTAAACTGGTGGAGTAATTACTCTGCTGAGCATTTTAAAGAGCAGTCACAGTGCATGGTGCAACAATATGGCAACTTCAACTGGAAGCTAGCAGGTGGACAAAAC GTCAGTGGAATCAGCACTTTGGGTGAGAACATTGCGGACAATGGAGGCGTTCGTCAAGCATATAAG gctTATCTGAAGTGGGTTGAGATGGAGGGTCAAGAGCCTTGTCTTCCTGGTCTAGATATGGATCacaagcaacttttttttcttaactttgcCCAA gtgtgGTGTGGTGCTTATCGGCCTGAGTACGCCAGCCAGTCCATCAAGACTGACTCACACAGTCCCTTAGAATACAG GGTGCTCGGATCTCTCCAGAATTTTGAAGCGTTCTCAGAAGCTTTCCAGTGCCAAAAAGGCAGTCCAATGAACCCCGTGCTGAAATGTCGTGTCTGGTAG
- the mmel1 gene encoding membrane metallo-endopeptidase-like 1 isoform X1: protein MGKSESQMDIMEKSSKPGKRRWTVAEIGLSVLLLLVSCALAGLVVLYTSVVKEQSNSPSVSRTSTGEGQLYHSNLNNVCTTADCVTAAARLLQNMDKSVKPCDNFYQYACGGWLERHVIPETSSRHSVFDILRDKLEIVLKGVLETENEQDRDAIRKAKILYSSCMNESLIEQRDSQPLLKLIESIGDWPVASDDWNTTTEEAWSLEDTLATLTARFHKKVLLDMYVWTDDRDSQRHIIYIDQPGLGMPSRDYYFNDGNYKKVREAYLHFMVSIAKITREDRNLTQDDDHVWEEMMQVLELETDIANATSPAEERQDVTVLYNKMTLGELQSTFSFNGFNWTRFIQGVLSRVSIEVQLEEEVVVYSSPYLEKMNDVLSRHSVRTMQNYLTWQLIIDRVNSLSRRFKDARARYRKTLYGTTVEDAWWRECVRYVQSSMENAVGALYVGETFAGESKRMVSDLIGKIQKAYVETLEELSWMDTPSKEKAREKAMAIKEHIGYPDHILQESNQKLDQEYAHLNFSEEHYFENILENLKSEAHKSLRKLREPVDPNLWIIGAAVVNAFYSPNRNQIVFPAGILQPPFFSKHQHQALNFGGIGMVIGHEITHGFDDNGRNFDKDGNMLNWWSNYSAEHFKEQSQCMVQQYGNFNWKLAGGQNVSGISTLGENIADNGGVRQAYKAYLKWVEMEGQEPCLPGLDMDHKQLFFLNFAQVWCGAYRPEYASQSIKTDSHSPLEYRVLGSLQNFEAFSEAFQCQKGSPMNPVLKCRVW, encoded by the exons ATGGGCAAATCCGAAAGCCAAATGGATATCATGGAGAAATCAAGTAAACCTGGAAAGCGTCGCTGGACTGTTGCAGAAATCGGTCTGTccgtgctgctgctgttggtcaGCTGTGCCTTGGCCGGGCTGGTAGTCCTCTACACATCGGTTGTGAAAG AACAATCTAACAGCCCAAGTGTATCGAGGACCTCAACAGGAGAAG GCCAGCTGTATCACTCCAACCTCAACAATGTGTGCACAACTGCAGACTGTGTCACTGCAG CGGCTCGGCTCTTGCAGAACATGGATAAGTCTGTGAAGCCTTGCGATAATTTCTACCAGTATGCCTGCGGGGGTTGGCTGGAGCGCCATGTCATCCCGGAGACCAGCTCCCGTCACAGCGTCTTTGACATTCTGAGGGACAAGCTGGAGATTGTCCTCAAAG GTGTTCTCGAGACGGAGAATGAACAGGACAGAGATGCCATCAGAAAGGCCAAGATCCTCTACAGCTCCTGCATGAATGAGA GCCTCATAGAGCAGCGTGACTCCCAGCCCCTCCTGAAGCTCATTGAAAGTATCGGAGACTGGCCGGTGGCGTCAGATGACTGGAACACCACCACAG AGGAAGCATGGAGCCTTGAGGACACACTGGCCACACTTACTGCTCGTTTCCACAAGAAGGTTCTGCTGGACATGTACGTGTGGACGGACGACCGGGACTCTCAGCGTCATATCATTTAT ATTGACCAGCCCGGACTTGGAATGCCATCAAGGGACTATTACTTCAATGATGGAAACTACAAAAAG GTTCGAGAGGCCTACCTACATTTCATGGTTTCTATTGCGAAGATAACCAGAGAGGACAGGAACTTGACTCAGGATGACGACCATGTGTGGGAGGAAATGATGCAAGTGCTTGAGCTGGAGACAGACATCGCCAAT GCCACATCACCAGCAGAGGAGCGCCAAGATGTCACCGTTCTCTACAACAAAATGACACTCGGCGAACTACAGAGCACGTTCAGCTTTAAT GGTTTTAACTGGACGCGATTTATTCAAGGTGTGCTGTCGAGAGTGTCCATTGAGGTCCAGctagaggaggaggtggtggtgtaCAGTTCTCCCTACCTTGAGAAGATGAATGACGTTCTCTCCAGACACAGTGTCAG AACTATGCAGAACTACCTCACCTGGCAGCTCATCATTGACAGAGTCAATAGCTTGAGCCGCCGCTTTAAAGATGCCAGAGCCCGTTACAGGAAG actCTCTATGGTACCACTGTGGAGGATGCTTGGTGGCGAGAATGTGTCCGTTACGTCCAGAGCAGCATGGAGAACGCAGTTGGAGCTCTGTACGTGGGTGAGACCTTTGCCGGTGAAAGTAAACGAATG GTCAGTGACCTCATTGGTAAGATCCAGAAAGCCTATGTGGAAACACTGGAGGAGTTAAGCTGGATGGACACTCCCTCgaaagagaaagcaagagagaag GCCATGGCGATCAAGGAGCATATAGGTTATCCAGACCATATTCTACAGGAAAGCAACCAGAAACTTGACCAGGAGTATGCTCAT CTAAACTTTAGTGAAGAACACTACTTTGAGAATATCCTGGAGAACCTCAAGTCTGAGGCCCACAAGAGTCTGAGGAAGCTCAGAGAACCAGTTGATCCGAACTT GTGGATCATTGGTGCTGCTGTGGTGAATGCGTTCTATTCGCCCAACAGAAACCAGATAG TGTTTCCTGCAGGAATCCTGCAGCCGCCTTTCTTCAGCAAACATCAGCACCAGGCCCTTAACTTTGGTGGAATAGGAATGGTTATTGGACATGAAATCACACATGGATTTGATGACAACG GTCGTAATTTTGACAAGGATGGTAATATGCTAAACTGGTGGAGTAATTACTCTGCTGAGCATTTTAAAGAGCAGTCACAGTGCATGGTGCAACAATATGGCAACTTCAACTGGAAGCTAGCAGGTGGACAAAAC GTCAGTGGAATCAGCACTTTGGGTGAGAACATTGCGGACAATGGAGGCGTTCGTCAAGCATATAAG gctTATCTGAAGTGGGTTGAGATGGAGGGTCAAGAGCCTTGTCTTCCTGGTCTAGATATGGATCacaagcaacttttttttcttaactttgcCCAA gtgtgGTGTGGTGCTTATCGGCCTGAGTACGCCAGCCAGTCCATCAAGACTGACTCACACAGTCCCTTAGAATACAG GGTGCTCGGATCTCTCCAGAATTTTGAAGCGTTCTCAGAAGCTTTCCAGTGCCAAAAAGGCAGTCCAATGAACCCCGTGCTGAAATGTCGTGTCTGGTAG
- the LOC120782970 gene encoding migration and invasion-inhibitory protein isoform X2, giving the protein MSHTDRLAALREHNKDLLNQLKQQREKLERLNGTGRSRKREGDDEAEERRQPEEIVTRTDGDRGPAMAALAKPTVRFAETCERQTGIWRTVSTPSLTSSYSGGTAQHTDQSDVLKVGDRHPRVQDGLWETRPHSTKSSLVNHSKEQREVRSRVTFESDECEEIPASDRHHLQPLLGYDWIAGVLDAEDSLIERSDEFFSDLRVFRSIHKDECVNPQAEFSEENHSGLPLLTDKDVPEAITDTHQCTFSYRINSRLFPVPRHSQEYCPVCKKHKSSHPHTTAQPALIRVSIPRSTLLPPYKYKAHRRCSFDPSDSLGLPSHCLSGWSHTGQSTLPPPSSLDLRSSLNTKSSTGSQNKELEDLSVPKVSANLITNVSQLARHNFRHFSPKKKL; this is encoded by the exons atgtcccACACAGACCGACTGGCCGCTTTACGAGAGCATAACAAAGATTTATTGAAccaactgaagcagcagagagagaaactggagCGTCTGAACGGTACCGGTCGGAGCCgcaagagggagggagatgacgaggcggaggagaggagacagccTGAAGAGATAGTGACCCGGACCGATGGGGACCGCGGTCCTGCCATGGCCGCCCTGGCCAAACCTACCGTGAGATTTGCGG AAACATGTGAGAGACAAACAGGCATCTGGCGTACTGTTTCCACGCCATCTCTGACCTCCAGTTATAGTGGAGGGACTGCTCAACATACAGACCAATCAGACGTTTTGAAAGTCGGTGACAGACATCCTCGAGTCCAGGATGGGCTATGGGAAACGAGGCCACACAGCACCAAATCGTCTTTAGTAAATCACAGCAAAGAACAG AGGGAGGTGCGGAGTCGAGTCACATTTGAGTCTGACGAATGTGAAGAGATACCAGCCTCTGACAGGCATCATTTGCAGCCCTTACTTGGATATGACTGGATAGCAG GAGTCCTGGATGCTGAGGACTCCTTGATAGAGCGCTCTGACGAGTTCTTTAGTGACCTGCGCGTGTTTCGATCGATCCATAAAGACGAGTGTGTCAACCCACAAGCAGA ATTTTCTGAGGAGAACCATTCAGGGCTGCCGCTGCTCACAGATAAAGATGTCCCAGAAGCTATCACAGACACTCATCAAT GTACGTTCTCTTACAGGATTAATAGCAGACTATTCCCTGTCCCGCGTCACTCTCAGGAGTACTGTCCTGTGTGCAAAAAGCACAAATCTTCCCACCCTCACACTACTGCTCAACCAGCTCTTATCAG GGTCAGCATCCCTCGCTCCACCCTCTTGCCACCTTACAAGTACAAAGCTCATCGGCGATGCAGCTTTGACCCTTCTGATAGTTTGGGGTTACCATCG cACTGTCTCTCAGGCTGGTCGCACACAGGTCAGAGCACCCTCCCACCACCCAGCAGCCTCGATCTGCGGAGCAGTTTGAATACGAAAAGCTCCACAGGGTCACAGAATAAGGAACTGGAG gaTCTCTCTGTGCCTAAAGTGTCTGCTAACCTGATCACAAATGTGTCACAGTTGGCTCGTCACAACTTCCGACACTTctctcccaaaaaaaaactatga
- the LOC120782970 gene encoding migration and invasion-inhibitory protein isoform X1 yields the protein MSHTDRLAALREHNKDLLNQLKQQREKLERLNGTGRSRKREGDDEAEERRQPEEIVTRTDGDRGPAMAALAKPTVRFAETCERQTGIWRTVSTPSLTSSYSGGTAQHTDQSDVLKVGDRHPRVQDGLWETRPHSTKSSLVNHSKEQREVRSRVTFESDECEEIPASDRHHLQPLLGYDWIAGVLDAEDSLIERSDEFFSDLRVFRSIHKDECVNPQADSLHRFSEENHSGLPLLTDKDVPEAITDTHQCTFSYRINSRLFPVPRHSQEYCPVCKKHKSSHPHTTAQPALIRVSIPRSTLLPPYKYKAHRRCSFDPSDSLGLPSHCLSGWSHTGQSTLPPPSSLDLRSSLNTKSSTGSQNKELEDLSVPKVSANLITNVSQLARHNFRHFSPKKKL from the exons atgtcccACACAGACCGACTGGCCGCTTTACGAGAGCATAACAAAGATTTATTGAAccaactgaagcagcagagagagaaactggagCGTCTGAACGGTACCGGTCGGAGCCgcaagagggagggagatgacgaggcggaggagaggagacagccTGAAGAGATAGTGACCCGGACCGATGGGGACCGCGGTCCTGCCATGGCCGCCCTGGCCAAACCTACCGTGAGATTTGCGG AAACATGTGAGAGACAAACAGGCATCTGGCGTACTGTTTCCACGCCATCTCTGACCTCCAGTTATAGTGGAGGGACTGCTCAACATACAGACCAATCAGACGTTTTGAAAGTCGGTGACAGACATCCTCGAGTCCAGGATGGGCTATGGGAAACGAGGCCACACAGCACCAAATCGTCTTTAGTAAATCACAGCAAAGAACAG AGGGAGGTGCGGAGTCGAGTCACATTTGAGTCTGACGAATGTGAAGAGATACCAGCCTCTGACAGGCATCATTTGCAGCCCTTACTTGGATATGACTGGATAGCAG GAGTCCTGGATGCTGAGGACTCCTTGATAGAGCGCTCTGACGAGTTCTTTAGTGACCTGCGCGTGTTTCGATCGATCCATAAAGACGAGTGTGTCAACCCACAAGCAGA CTCTCTTCATAGATTTTCTGAGGAGAACCATTCAGGGCTGCCGCTGCTCACAGATAAAGATGTCCCAGAAGCTATCACAGACACTCATCAAT GTACGTTCTCTTACAGGATTAATAGCAGACTATTCCCTGTCCCGCGTCACTCTCAGGAGTACTGTCCTGTGTGCAAAAAGCACAAATCTTCCCACCCTCACACTACTGCTCAACCAGCTCTTATCAG GGTCAGCATCCCTCGCTCCACCCTCTTGCCACCTTACAAGTACAAAGCTCATCGGCGATGCAGCTTTGACCCTTCTGATAGTTTGGGGTTACCATCG cACTGTCTCTCAGGCTGGTCGCACACAGGTCAGAGCACCCTCCCACCACCCAGCAGCCTCGATCTGCGGAGCAGTTTGAATACGAAAAGCTCCACAGGGTCACAGAATAAGGAACTGGAG gaTCTCTCTGTGCCTAAAGTGTCTGCTAACCTGATCACAAATGTGTCACAGTTGGCTCGTCACAACTTCCGACACTTctctcccaaaaaaaaactatga